The proteins below are encoded in one region of Bosea sp. BIWAKO-01:
- a CDS encoding carbon-phosphorus lyase complex subunit PhnI codes for MYVAVKGGEAAILATHDLIAEARRGNEAVPELAVAQIREQMGLACARVMNEGSLYDPDLAALALKQAQGDAIEAAFLMRAYRTTLPRFGSSEPVDTAQMAIRRRVSATYKDLPGGQVLGPTYDYTHRLFDFALMDGASPAATPAAAPEPLDATMPRVPDILGAEGLMEAEEPPEGDPRPFDLTREPVSFPADRDVRLQAMARGDEGFMLGLGYSVQRGYGNSHPFVGEVRVGEVSVEFVPEELGFAVDLGEITLTECQMVNQFNGTKDVPPQFTRGYGLAFGHAERKAMSMSLVDRALKAREFGEAAEYPAQQDEFVLYHSDNVEAAGFVEHLKLPHYVDFQGELELIRRIRREREQRLAGEPQETQVQETQDTLPEAAE; via the coding sequence ATGTATGTCGCCGTCAAGGGGGGCGAGGCCGCCATCCTCGCCACACATGATCTCATCGCGGAAGCCCGCCGCGGCAACGAGGCCGTGCCCGAATTGGCCGTCGCGCAGATCCGCGAGCAGATGGGGCTCGCCTGCGCCCGCGTCATGAACGAAGGCTCGCTCTACGACCCCGATCTCGCAGCGCTGGCGCTAAAGCAGGCGCAGGGCGACGCCATCGAAGCCGCCTTCCTGATGCGGGCCTATCGCACGACCTTGCCGCGCTTCGGCTCGTCGGAGCCCGTCGACACGGCGCAGATGGCGATCCGCCGCCGCGTCTCCGCCACCTACAAGGACCTTCCGGGCGGCCAGGTGCTTGGCCCGACCTATGACTACACCCACCGCCTGTTCGATTTCGCGCTGATGGATGGCGCCTCTCCTGCAGCGACACCTGCGGCGGCGCCCGAGCCGCTCGACGCCACCATGCCGCGCGTGCCCGACATTCTCGGCGCCGAAGGCCTGATGGAAGCCGAGGAGCCGCCGGAGGGTGATCCCCGCCCCTTCGATCTCACCCGCGAGCCGGTCTCCTTCCCCGCCGACCGCGATGTCCGGCTCCAGGCGATGGCGCGCGGCGATGAGGGCTTCATGCTCGGCCTCGGCTATTCCGTGCAGCGCGGATACGGCAATTCGCATCCCTTCGTCGGCGAGGTCCGGGTCGGCGAGGTCAGCGTCGAATTCGTGCCCGAGGAACTCGGCTTCGCGGTCGATCTCGGAGAGATCACCCTGACCGAATGCCAGATGGTCAACCAATTCAACGGCACCAAGGACGTACCGCCGCAGTTCACGCGCGGCTATGGCCTCGCCTTCGGCCATGCCGAGCGCAAGGCGATGTCGATGTCGCTGGTCGATCGTGCGCTCAAGGCGCGCGAATTCGGCGAGGCGGCAGAGTATCCCGCGCAGCAGGACGAATTCGTGCTCTACCACTCCGACAATGTCGAAGCGGCCGGCTTCGTCGAGCATCTCAAGCTGCCGCATTATGTCGACTTCCAGGGAGAGCTCGAACTGATCCGCCGCATCCGCCGCGAGCGCGAGCAGCGCCTGGCGGGCGAGCCCCAAGAGACCCAGGTCCAAGAGACGCAAGACACCCTGCCGGAGGCCGCGGAATGA
- the phnH gene encoding phosphonate C-P lyase system protein PhnH: MQDDTLIGAGFSEPVFQSQAAFRALLAALSEPGLVQDVETGFAAPAGLEPAIATALLTLADYETPIWLPADLRAGPAGAWLRFHCGATLVENPAEAAFAVLNGTDTAPALSAFSPGTDQFPDRSTSVIVQCTSLAGGDAVTLTGPGIADSREIAPNGLRPGFWAEVAANAARYPLGIDLILSHGEAIIGLPRSTQIREVR, encoded by the coding sequence ATGCAGGACGACACACTCATTGGCGCCGGCTTTTCCGAGCCGGTCTTCCAGTCCCAGGCCGCCTTCCGCGCCCTGCTCGCCGCCTTGTCGGAGCCCGGCCTCGTCCAGGACGTCGAAACCGGATTTGCTGCGCCGGCCGGATTGGAACCGGCAATCGCCACCGCCCTGCTGACCCTCGCCGATTACGAGACGCCGATCTGGCTGCCTGCCGATCTGCGGGCGGGGCCTGCCGGCGCCTGGCTGCGCTTCCATTGCGGAGCGACTTTGGTCGAAAACCCGGCTGAAGCTGCCTTCGCCGTGCTGAACGGCACCGATACCGCTCCGGCGCTGTCCGCATTCAGCCCCGGCACCGACCAGTTTCCGGATCGCTCGACCAGCGTGATCGTGCAATGCACCAGCCTCGCAGGCGGCGACGCCGTGACGCTGACCGGCCCGGGCATCGCCGACAGCCGCGAGATTGCACCAAACGGACTGCGCCCCGGCTTCTGGGCCGAGGTCGCGGCCAATGCCGCGCGCTACCCCCTCGGCATCGACCTCATTCTCAGCCATGGCGAGGCGATCATCGGCCTGCCGCGCTCGACGCAGATCCGGGAGGTCCGCTGA
- the phnG gene encoding phosphonate C-P lyase system protein PhnG, with translation MSGTTPRQQWLAILARASRTEIESLASGLGALPDHDVLKAPETGTVMVEGRAGGAGRRFNLGEATVTRCVVRLGDGTMGFSYALGRDGRKARLAAVIDGLLQGEGEAAPLRSGVAELAARQQAARTLASRKAAATKVDFFTLVRGA, from the coding sequence ATGAGCGGGACAACCCCACGACAGCAATGGCTGGCAATCCTCGCCCGGGCCTCTCGCACCGAGATCGAGAGCCTCGCCAGCGGGCTCGGTGCCCTGCCCGACCATGACGTGCTGAAGGCACCCGAAACCGGGACCGTGATGGTCGAGGGGCGCGCCGGCGGTGCGGGACGCCGCTTCAACCTCGGCGAAGCCACCGTGACGCGCTGCGTCGTGCGCCTCGGCGACGGCACGATGGGCTTTTCCTACGCTCTCGGTCGCGACGGCCGCAAAGCGCGGCTCGCAGCCGTGATCGACGGACTGCTGCAGGGCGAGGGCGAAGCCGCGCCGCTCCGCAGCGGCGTCGCCGAACTTGCGGCCCGCCAGCAGGCGGCGCGCACCCTCGCCTCGCGCAAGGCTGCAGCCACCAAGGTCGATTTCTTCACTCTGGTCCGGGGCGCGTGA
- the phnF gene encoding phosphonate metabolism transcriptional regulator PhnF: MTDAHAASQAGEAATAWRRIADEIEAAIGRGEYETGATLPSSLALAERYGVHRHTVRQAFRHLADRGLVSVSRGRGTQVTAPRFPYRIGRRVSMRTNFGAAGITVAGSILGAGIVKGEAEACAALRLEDGAPLWRIETLSLAGGVPVSTGVHLLSAERFPDFDKMLSRAGSSISAAFAACGIPDYVRLSTRLSARLASEREALLLRIEPGAAVMLSAAVDALPDLTPIHLVDGIFAGERMEMVVEPFAE, from the coding sequence ATGACGGATGCCCATGCAGCCAGCCAGGCCGGCGAAGCCGCCACGGCATGGCGGCGTATCGCGGACGAGATCGAAGCGGCGATCGGGCGCGGCGAATACGAGACGGGCGCGACGCTGCCCTCTTCGCTCGCGCTGGCCGAGCGCTATGGGGTGCACCGGCACACGGTTCGGCAGGCCTTTCGGCATCTCGCCGATCGAGGGCTGGTCAGCGTCTCGCGCGGACGCGGGACGCAGGTCACGGCGCCACGCTTTCCCTATCGCATCGGCCGGCGCGTCAGCATGCGCACCAATTTCGGCGCGGCCGGCATCACCGTGGCCGGCTCGATCCTGGGAGCCGGGATCGTCAAGGGCGAGGCGGAGGCCTGCGCGGCCCTGCGATTGGAGGACGGAGCGCCGCTCTGGCGGATCGAGACGCTGAGCCTGGCCGGCGGCGTGCCGGTGAGCACCGGCGTGCATCTGCTCTCGGCCGAGCGCTTCCCGGATTTCGACAAGATGCTGAGCCGGGCCGGTTCGTCGATCTCGGCGGCTTTCGCCGCCTGCGGCATCCCGGATTATGTGCGGCTTTCGACACGGCTTTCGGCGCGGCTCGCCAGCGAGCGCGAGGCGCTGCTGCTCAGGATCGAGCCCGGCGCCGCGGTCATGCTCTCCGCGGCGGTCGACGCACTGCCGGATCTGACCCCGATCCATCTGGTCGACGGCATCTTTGCCGGCGAACGGATGGAAATGGTCGTCGAGCCGTTCGCGGAGTGA
- the phnE gene encoding phosphonate ABC transporter, permease protein PhnE, giving the protein MSLALTAAERADLVRRHQGAIDGSLKTRLTTIAVLAGMLGLFLYGLTTLEVSLWKIITGIGNLGTFVVLMLPPDPGSAARAVIFVKALFETIAIAFLGTILAAILAFPLGFLAAKNVVANRVIHFLARRSLDTVRGVDALIWALIWVNVVGLGPFAGMLAIMTSDLGAFGKLYSEAIESADRKPVEGVTSSGGGKLHEIRFGLIPQVLPVIASQVLYFIESNTRSSTIIGIVGAGGIGLYLAETIRTLEWQQVSFLILLVLAAVTAIDFLSSKLRFAIIGKRAT; this is encoded by the coding sequence ATGAGCCTCGCCCTCACCGCCGCCGAGCGCGCCGATCTCGTCCGGCGCCACCAGGGGGCCATCGACGGTTCGCTGAAGACGCGCCTGACCACCATCGCAGTCCTTGCCGGTATGCTCGGCCTCTTCCTCTACGGGCTGACGACGCTGGAAGTCTCGCTCTGGAAGATCATCACCGGCATCGGCAATCTCGGCACATTCGTCGTGCTGATGCTGCCGCCGGACCCCGGCTCCGCCGCCCGCGCCGTGATCTTCGTGAAAGCGCTGTTCGAGACCATCGCCATCGCCTTCCTTGGCACGATCCTCGCCGCGATCCTCGCCTTCCCGCTTGGCTTCCTCGCGGCCAAGAACGTCGTCGCCAATCGCGTCATCCATTTCCTGGCGCGGCGCTCGCTCGACACCGTGCGCGGCGTCGATGCGCTGATCTGGGCCCTGATCTGGGTCAATGTCGTGGGCCTTGGCCCCTTCGCCGGCATGCTCGCGATCATGACCAGCGATCTCGGCGCCTTCGGCAAGCTTTATTCGGAAGCGATCGAATCCGCCGACCGCAAGCCCGTCGAGGGCGTGACCTCCTCCGGCGGCGGCAAGCTCCACGAGATCCGCTTCGGCCTGATCCCGCAGGTCCTGCCGGTCATCGCCAGCCAGGTGCTCTATTTCATCGAGTCGAACACCCGCTCCTCGACCATCATCGGCATCGTCGGCGCCGGCGGCATCGGGCTCTATCTCGCCGAGACCATCCGCACCCTGGAATGGCAGCAGGTCTCGTTCCTGATCCTGCTGGTGCTTGCCGCTGTGACCGCGATCGACTTCCTATCCAGCAAGCTGCGCTTCGCCATCATCGGCAAAAGGGCCACCTGA
- the phnE gene encoding phosphonate ABC transporter, permease protein PhnE, with protein sequence MTLTIDRNDPAIRGHADLYRREMGAKRRQALLGAAIFIACVVLSAIGSEVDLAKFAANAWRFPKYILETLPTLRLATLGADLKEWYWGLNGWLKLLWQTLLIAYVGTVLGAVGGFLLCFSAAANLGRAGWLRWATRRFLEFCRTVPEIVFALIFVIAFGLGPLPGVLAIAIHTMGAMGKLFSEVVENIDMKPVDGLTATGAGWWQTIRFAVVPQVLSNFASYALLRFEINVRGASIMGFVGAGGIGQDLIEAIRKFYFTDVSAILLLIIVTVMLIDYGTERLRHALLSLEHRS encoded by the coding sequence ATGACCCTGACGATCGATCGCAACGACCCCGCCATTCGCGGCCATGCCGATCTCTATCGGCGCGAGATGGGCGCAAAGCGCCGCCAGGCCCTGCTCGGCGCTGCCATCTTCATCGCCTGCGTCGTCCTCTCCGCGATCGGCTCGGAGGTCGATCTCGCGAAATTCGCCGCGAACGCCTGGCGTTTCCCGAAATACATCCTCGAGACCCTGCCGACCCTGCGCCTCGCCACGCTCGGTGCCGATCTCAAGGAATGGTACTGGGGCCTGAACGGCTGGCTGAAGCTGCTCTGGCAGACCCTGCTGATTGCCTATGTCGGCACCGTTCTGGGCGCCGTCGGCGGCTTCCTGCTCTGCTTTTCCGCCGCCGCCAATCTCGGCCGTGCCGGCTGGCTGCGCTGGGCGACCCGCCGCTTCCTCGAATTCTGCCGCACCGTGCCGGAGATCGTCTTCGCGCTGATCTTCGTCATCGCCTTCGGCCTCGGCCCGCTGCCGGGCGTGCTCGCCATCGCGATCCACACCATGGGTGCGATGGGCAAGCTCTTCTCCGAGGTGGTCGAGAACATCGACATGAAGCCGGTCGACGGCCTCACTGCGACAGGCGCGGGCTGGTGGCAGACGATCCGCTTCGCCGTCGTCCCGCAGGTGCTTTCCAATTTCGCCAGCTACGCGCTGCTGCGCTTCGAGATCAATGTCCGCGGCGCCTCGATCATGGGCTTCGTCGGGGCTGGCGGCATCGGCCAGGATCTGATCGAGGCCATCCGCAAATTCTACTTCACCGATGTCAGCGCCATCCTGCTGCTGATCATCGTCACCGTCATGCTGATCGACTACGGCACCGAGCGCCTGCGCCACGCCCTGCTCAGCCTGGAGCACCGCTCATGA
- the phnD gene encoding phosphonate ABC transporter substrate-binding protein, translating into MLTRRHTLTLAAAGLAATLAAPAFAQDWKAKYPELVFAIIPSENASGVVERYTPFVNYLAKELGTKVTLRIANDYAAIIEGQRAGNIHIGMYGPASFARARMTGAKVDAFAIETNLDGTKGYHSVFYVKKDSPYQKVEDLKGKNLGLVDPNSTSGNNVPRFVLDGMKIEPETFFGKVVYTGSHENAVIALGQGTVDIAANWWNDEQESNLQRMARKNMVKADDFRIIYKSEQIVNSPMAYLSDLPEPLKASIRDAVLNLATKDKVAFDKIYEGKQGPLVAVDNKAYDPIIELNKFVDALRKKKSS; encoded by the coding sequence ATGCTGACCCGCCGTCATACCCTCACGCTCGCCGCCGCCGGCCTGGCCGCGACGCTCGCCGCTCCCGCCTTCGCGCAGGACTGGAAGGCCAAATATCCGGAGCTGGTCTTCGCCATCATCCCGTCCGAGAACGCGTCTGGCGTCGTCGAGCGCTACACCCCCTTCGTCAACTATCTCGCGAAGGAACTCGGCACCAAGGTGACGCTGCGCATCGCCAACGACTATGCCGCGATCATCGAAGGCCAGCGCGCCGGCAACATCCATATCGGCATGTACGGCCCCGCCTCCTTCGCTCGCGCCCGCATGACCGGCGCCAAGGTCGATGCCTTCGCGATCGAGACCAATCTCGACGGCACCAAGGGCTACCACTCCGTCTTCTACGTGAAGAAGGACTCGCCCTATCAGAAGGTCGAGGACCTGAAGGGCAAGAATCTCGGCCTCGTCGATCCCAATTCCACCTCTGGCAACAATGTGCCGCGCTTCGTGCTCGACGGCATGAAGATCGAGCCCGAGACCTTCTTCGGCAAGGTCGTCTATACCGGCAGCCACGAGAACGCGGTCATCGCGCTCGGCCAGGGCACTGTCGACATCGCCGCCAACTGGTGGAACGACGAGCAGGAATCCAACCTGCAGCGCATGGCCCGCAAGAACATGGTCAAGGCCGACGATTTCCGGATCATCTACAAGTCCGAGCAGATCGTGAACTCGCCGATGGCCTATCTTTCCGACCTGCCGGAGCCGCTCAAGGCCTCGATCCGCGACGCCGTCCTCAATCTCGCCACCAAGGACAAGGTCGCCTTCGACAAGATCTATGAAGGCAAGCAGGGTCCGCTCGTCGCGGTCGACAACAAGGCCTACGACCCGATCATCGAACTGAACAAGTTCGTCGACGCGCTCCGCAAGAAGAAGTCCTCGTAA
- the phnC gene encoding phosphonate ABC transporter ATP-binding protein, which translates to MLRIEGLTKRFSGKAAVDNVSLSIPKGEMVGVIGRSGAGKSTLLRMINRLAEPSSGRLISDERDVTALKGAELRAWRRDTAMIFQQFNLVGRLDVLTNVLLGRLNHRSTFLTLVKSFSPDDKIRAIAALERLDMGHLLAQRAETLSGGQQQRVAIARALVQEPKVILADEPIASLDPRNTQVVMDALFRINREDGITVICNLHDLDIAAKYCDRLIGMAAGKVVFDDVPQALTREIAAELYGIEAKDAGAEALDALDAIAIAEAKRAKQSAA; encoded by the coding sequence ATGCTGCGTATCGAAGGCCTGACCAAGCGCTTCAGCGGCAAAGCCGCCGTGGACAATGTCTCGCTGTCGATCCCGAAGGGCGAAATGGTCGGCGTCATCGGGCGCTCCGGCGCCGGCAAGTCGACCCTGCTGCGCATGATCAACCGCTTGGCGGAGCCGAGCTCCGGCCGTCTGATCAGCGACGAGCGCGATGTCACCGCATTGAAGGGTGCCGAACTGCGCGCCTGGCGTCGCGACACCGCGATGATCTTCCAGCAGTTCAATCTCGTCGGCCGCCTCGACGTGCTGACCAATGTCCTGCTCGGCCGGCTCAATCACCGCTCGACCTTCCTGACGCTGGTGAAGAGCTTCTCGCCGGACGACAAGATCCGCGCCATCGCCGCGCTCGAGCGCCTCGACATGGGCCATCTGCTGGCCCAGCGCGCCGAGACCCTCTCGGGCGGCCAGCAGCAGCGCGTCGCGATCGCCCGCGCCCTGGTCCAGGAGCCGAAGGTCATTCTCGCCGACGAGCCGATCGCCTCGCTCGACCCGCGCAACACCCAGGTCGTGATGGATGCGCTCTTCCGCATCAACCGCGAGGACGGCATCACCGTGATCTGCAATCTGCATGACCTCGATATCGCGGCGAAATACTGCGACCGGCTGATCGGCATGGCCGCCGGCAAGGTCGTGTTCGACGACGTGCCGCAGGCGCTCACCCGCGAGATCGCGGCCGAACTCTACGGCATCGAGGCCAAGGATGCCGGCGCCGAGGCGCTGGACGCCCTCGATGCCATCGCCATCGCCGAAGCCAAGCGCGCCAAGCAGAGCGCAGCCTGA
- a CDS encoding ImuA family protein has translation MSDHAVAALRRSIAGLESVSVSLGGEASFSLGHAAADAALGPLRRHALHEIVAMAHQAPAATGFVAGLIARLERRPVVWLRQDSAGAEGGELYAPGLAAFGLDPNRVLAVRGRDPLAVLKAAGDAFPRGNDPRSGIGAVVIELEGAPACLDLTASRRLVLAARDAGATAFLLRLGSSPAPSAATIRWSVSAAPSEGRMRAHGPGRPSFAVTVLRNRHGATGQWVMEWDSHAYSFREPLPVALVPAPAHRSDQTQPGRIRSGTIAEAWPAARRASG, from the coding sequence GTGAGCGATCATGCCGTCGCCGCGCTGCGGCGAAGCATTGCCGGTTTGGAAAGCGTCTCCGTCTCCCTGGGCGGGGAGGCGAGCTTCAGTCTTGGCCACGCGGCGGCCGATGCGGCGCTGGGGCCACTGCGCCGCCATGCCCTGCACGAGATCGTGGCGATGGCGCATCAGGCTCCGGCGGCGACGGGCTTCGTTGCAGGGTTGATCGCGCGGCTGGAGCGGCGGCCGGTCGTCTGGCTGCGGCAGGATTCCGCCGGCGCAGAGGGCGGAGAGCTCTATGCGCCGGGGCTTGCGGCGTTCGGGCTCGATCCAAACCGGGTGCTGGCGGTGCGGGGACGCGATCCGCTTGCCGTGCTGAAGGCGGCGGGCGACGCCTTTCCGCGCGGCAATGACCCGCGCTCGGGCATCGGCGCGGTGGTGATCGAGCTCGAGGGCGCGCCGGCCTGCCTCGATCTCACGGCCAGCCGGCGTCTCGTCCTGGCGGCGCGGGATGCCGGCGCGACGGCTTTTCTCCTGCGGCTGGGAAGCAGTCCTGCTCCAAGCGCGGCGACGATCCGCTGGTCGGTTTCGGCGGCGCCTTCGGAGGGGCGGATGAGAGCGCATGGGCCGGGCCGGCCGAGTTTTGCGGTCACGGTGCTGCGCAACCGACATGGGGCGACAGGGCAGTGGGTGATGGAGTGGGACAGTCATGCGTATAGCTTCCGCGAGCCGCTTCCTGTCGCTCTGGTTCCCGCGCCTGCCCATCGATCGGACCAGACGCAGCCAGGGCGCATCCGTTCGGGCACTATCGCAGAGGCCTGGCCCGCAGCCCGGCGGGCCAGCGGATGA
- a CDS encoding DNA polymerase Y family protein, giving the protein MGKAKGAFRLTSLDAEAERLGLHATMALADARAMIPRLVVVEEDKAADAALLCAVADWCDCYTPLVALDGEDGLLLDISGCTHLFGGEAALGRDCLLRLKRQGFTLRAAIAGTARTAWGVARYGRGGIVPPGGESEALWPLPTAALGLEAARQHGLARMGLTHIADLETRPRAPLAARFGRDLLDRLDQAFGRLPQALSPRRPLPECMAERRFAEPLAHEAGIRSALTGLGESLAGMLEARGEGARLFEASFFRSDGAVRRLGIETGMPLRDPAAVDRLFALKLDALVDPLDPGFGFDLIRLSAGVTEPFAVDQGTLAASGKEEPDEAAAERALTEVADAIAARIGPDRVRRFLAQDSHDPERAALAVPALRHGELARLGFSPDWPAPSAAPERPLRLLSRPEPIEVLAEIPDGPPTRFRWRRVLHEVAKAEGPERIAAEWWATTGRIAPTRDYFRVEEPGGRRFWLYRDGLYGREAAHPPWFMHGLFA; this is encoded by the coding sequence GTGGGCAAGGCGAAGGGCGCCTTCCGGCTGACGAGCCTCGATGCCGAAGCCGAACGCCTCGGCCTTCATGCGACCATGGCGCTGGCCGATGCGCGGGCGATGATCCCGCGGCTGGTCGTGGTCGAGGAGGACAAAGCGGCCGATGCGGCGCTGCTTTGCGCCGTTGCCGACTGGTGCGACTGCTATACACCGCTGGTCGCGCTCGATGGCGAGGATGGATTGCTGCTCGATATCTCGGGCTGCACCCATCTCTTCGGCGGCGAAGCCGCGCTTGGTCGCGACTGCCTGCTTCGGCTGAAACGACAGGGCTTTACGCTGCGCGCCGCCATTGCGGGGACGGCGCGTACGGCCTGGGGCGTCGCGCGCTACGGGCGCGGCGGCATCGTGCCGCCGGGCGGGGAGAGCGAGGCCCTGTGGCCCTTGCCGACAGCGGCACTCGGACTGGAGGCGGCACGGCAGCACGGGCTCGCCCGCATGGGCCTCACCCATATCGCCGATCTGGAGACGCGACCACGCGCGCCGCTGGCCGCCCGTTTCGGCCGCGACCTGCTCGACAGACTCGACCAGGCGTTCGGCCGCCTGCCGCAGGCGCTGTCGCCACGGCGACCGCTGCCGGAATGCATGGCGGAGCGGCGTTTTGCCGAGCCGCTGGCGCATGAAGCCGGTATCCGCTCTGCCCTGACCGGTCTGGGGGAGAGTCTCGCCGGCATGCTGGAAGCGCGCGGCGAAGGCGCAAGACTGTTCGAGGCGAGCTTTTTCCGCAGTGACGGGGCCGTGCGCCGTCTCGGCATCGAGACCGGGATGCCGTTGCGCGATCCGGCTGCGGTCGACCGGCTCTTCGCCCTGAAGCTGGATGCCTTGGTGGATCCGCTCGATCCCGGCTTCGGTTTCGACCTGATCCGGCTCTCGGCCGGTGTGACCGAACCTTTCGCCGTCGATCAGGGAACGCTCGCTGCTAGTGGGAAGGAGGAGCCCGACGAAGCCGCCGCCGAGCGGGCATTGACGGAGGTCGCTGATGCGATCGCGGCCCGGATCGGCCCGGATCGCGTGCGGCGTTTCCTGGCGCAGGACAGCCATGATCCCGAGCGCGCGGCGCTGGCGGTGCCCGCCCTGCGTCATGGCGAGCTGGCACGGCTCGGGTTTTCCCCGGACTGGCCGGCGCCGAGCGCTGCCCCGGAACGACCCCTCCGGCTGCTGTCGCGGCCGGAGCCGATCGAGGTGCTGGCCGAGATCCCGGACGGGCCGCCGACGCGTTTCCGCTGGCGGCGCGTGCTGCATGAGGTCGCCAAGGCCGAGGGGCCGGAGCGGATCGCTGCCGAATGGTGGGCGACGACGGGCAGGATCGCGCCGACCCGAGACTATTTTCGCGTCGAAGAGCCAGGGGGAAGACGCTTCTGGCTTTATCGCGACGGACTCTATGGCCGCGAGGCCGCGCATCCACCCTGGTTCATGCACGGACTTTTCGCATGA